Proteins encoded by one window of Cupriavidus sp. EM10:
- a CDS encoding tripartite tricarboxylate transporter substrate binding protein BugE, whose amino-acid sequence MKAVLKLGAAGALAALGLVATAAQAQSYPTKPIRLIVPFAAGGTTDIVGRAVSDALGRELGQPVVVENRGGGGGAIGADALAKSAPDGYTLGIATVSTMATNPATNAKNPYDPIKDFAPITNLVNVPNVLTVNPKVPAKNLKEFVALLKSNPGKYSYASAGKGSISHLDGELFKFITKTDMVHIPYRGSGPALNDTLAGQVNAQFDNLPSSMPFIQSDKLRALAVAAPKRVEGLPNVPTFAEEGMKDMNNMAWYGLVAPAGTPAAIVTKVHDAAVKALQDPNVKKRLHDAGAYPDGNTQQQYAAQIKRELELRKKIATDQNITLE is encoded by the coding sequence TTGAAAGCTGTTCTGAAACTGGGCGCTGCGGGCGCCCTTGCCGCATTGGGTCTGGTAGCAACCGCCGCGCAGGCGCAGTCGTATCCGACCAAGCCGATCCGCCTGATCGTGCCGTTCGCAGCGGGCGGCACCACCGATATCGTGGGCCGCGCCGTGTCCGATGCGTTGGGCCGCGAGCTGGGTCAGCCGGTGGTGGTGGAAAACCGTGGCGGTGGCGGCGGTGCGATTGGTGCCGATGCGCTGGCCAAGTCGGCGCCGGACGGCTACACGCTGGGCATCGCCACCGTAAGCACGATGGCCACCAACCCGGCCACGAATGCCAAGAATCCGTACGATCCGATCAAGGATTTCGCGCCGATCACCAACCTGGTGAACGTGCCGAACGTGCTGACCGTGAACCCGAAGGTGCCGGCGAAAAACCTCAAGGAATTCGTGGCCCTGCTCAAGTCGAACCCGGGCAAGTACAGCTATGCGTCGGCCGGCAAGGGCAGCATCTCGCATCTGGACGGCGAACTGTTCAAGTTCATCACCAAGACCGACATGGTCCATATCCCTTACCGTGGATCGGGCCCGGCGCTCAACGACACGTTGGCCGGCCAGGTGAATGCCCAGTTCGACAACCTGCCGTCGTCGATGCCGTTCATCCAGAGCGACAAGCTGCGCGCGCTGGCCGTGGCGGCGCCCAAGCGCGTGGAAGGCCTGCCCAACGTGCCGACCTTCGCCGAGGAAGGCATGAAGGACATGAACAACATGGCCTGGTACGGGCTGGTGGCTCCGGCCGGCACCCCGGCCGCGATCGTCACCAAGGTGCACGATGCCGCGGTCAAGGCGCTGCAGGACCCCAACGTCAAGAAGCGCCTGCACGACGCCGGCGCCTACCCCGACGGCAATACGCAGCAGCAATATGCCGCGCAGATCAAGCGCGAACTGGAACTGCGCAAGAAGATTGCGACCGACCAGAACATCACGCTCGAATGA
- a CDS encoding LysR family transcriptional regulator gives MHARVLRYLDEVVRRGSIRRAAESLHVAPTAINRQILDLEAELGAPLFDRIHKRLHLTPLGEAVLAHVRQTLREHEALQARVAEIKGARRGLVTVATTSGLAGALMPSLVHDFRQHQPGIVVRVADLPVGGIVKAVEQGDADLGLGYDLPEVAAFRVVASRDWSIGAVVAPGHPLAAQTSATLAECAGYPLILPAPSLSIRALVDDAFARQSIELTPVVESTSVVLIQRLVATGAGVALLNPLDVMEERARGAVVFVPLRDSGLHRQTLRLVARGRSPLSPAAGLMADAMADTLASLFR, from the coding sequence ATGCACGCACGTGTTCTCCGCTATCTCGACGAGGTTGTCCGCCGTGGTTCGATCCGGCGCGCGGCGGAATCCCTGCACGTGGCGCCCACGGCGATCAATCGCCAGATCCTCGACCTGGAAGCCGAGCTGGGCGCGCCGCTGTTCGATCGCATCCACAAGCGCCTGCACCTGACGCCGCTGGGCGAGGCCGTGCTCGCGCACGTCCGCCAGACGCTGCGCGAACACGAGGCGTTGCAGGCGCGGGTGGCCGAGATCAAGGGCGCGCGGCGCGGGCTGGTGACGGTGGCCACCACCTCGGGGCTGGCCGGCGCGCTGATGCCGTCGCTGGTGCATGACTTCCGTCAGCACCAGCCCGGCATCGTCGTGCGCGTGGCCGACCTGCCGGTGGGCGGCATCGTCAAGGCGGTGGAGCAGGGCGATGCCGACCTGGGCCTCGGCTACGATCTGCCGGAAGTGGCGGCCTTTCGCGTGGTGGCCAGCCGCGACTGGTCGATTGGCGCCGTGGTGGCGCCCGGGCACCCGCTGGCGGCCCAGACCTCGGCCACGCTGGCCGAATGCGCCGGCTATCCGCTGATCCTGCCGGCGCCGTCGCTTTCCATCCGCGCGCTGGTCGACGATGCCTTCGCCCGCCAGTCGATCGAGCTGACGCCGGTGGTGGAATCGACGTCGGTGGTGTTGATTCAGCGCCTGGTGGCTACGGGGGCCGGCGTGGCGCTGCTGAACCCGCTAGATGTCATGGAGGAGCGGGCGCGCGGCGCCGTGGTGTTCGTGCCGCTGCGCGATAGCGGCCTGCATCGCCAGACGTTGCGGCTCGTGGCGCGCGGACGCAGTCCGCTGTCGCCCGCCGCAGGTCTGATGGCCGATGCCATGGCCGACACGCTGGCGAGCCTGTTCCGATAG